The nucleotide window TCGAACGGCGCGTACTTCGCCTTGGCTTGCTCGTAGCGATGCCCGCTATTCAGATTCCAGCGGACTACCAACGGTCCGGCGCCGGCTTCATCGAGCATCGCCAATGCGGCCGCCTGCCGTTCGACATGTGGCATACGGGCATGCAGGCCGATGCAGTAACGCACGCCCAGTTGCCCGAGCGCGCGCATCAATCGAGGCGTCAACAACGCGCCGTCGCGAATCTCCAAGGCGTAGCAGGGGCCCGGGGTCGGCGCATCTGAATTCGGATCGCCCGGCAGCGCCGGAAGTGGTGGCAGCGCCGCGAAAAATGCTTCAATACGCTGCACCAATGCGGGAATATCACGCAGCAGTTCCGAGGGCAGCGGCGACATCTGGAAAACCAGCACGCCCGCCTTGGCGCCGAGCCCGGTCAGACAGGGCGTGACAAACTGCTCAGTCGCAATTCGCGCATCGAGAAAGCAGGGGTTCGACGACAGACCTTCGCCTTTCTCGCCGCGCACGACGGCGTCTGTCACCACGCTCGGCGCCTTGACCAGAAATCGGAAGCTGTCGGGCACTTGCTCGGCGTACTTCTGATATTCGACGATCGTCATCGGCTTGTAGAACGACCGGTCGATGCCGACGCAGCGCAGGACCGGATGACTCGCGTACGCGGTGAGCCCCTGACGGGAGAGCTTGGTGTCGCTGTAGTCGTCATCCCAGACAATCCCCTTCCAGCCCGGAAACGACCACGACGACGTCCCCAGCCGGATGTTGCCGGGGAGGGTGTTACCCGTGGATTGCAAGGCGGGGGAGACAGCTGCCGCACCGACACCGCCGCGACGGGGCGTGCCCGCGCGGCGGTCGGTAGATTCGGGGGGGGGTGGGGCAGGGCCTGCCTGCCTGGCGCGCCCGCCCGGCGCAGGATCGTCAGGCGGTGCCCCAAACAGATCGAACTGACTCATGAATACCTACAGATGACGCGATGGATGACGGTATGGACGACGACGGA belongs to Pandoraea norimbergensis and includes:
- a CDS encoding DUF72 domain-containing protein, coding for MSQFDLFGAPPDDPAPGGRARQAGPAPPPPESTDRRAGTPRRGGVGAAAVSPALQSTGNTLPGNIRLGTSSWSFPGWKGIVWDDDYSDTKLSRQGLTAYASHPVLRCVGIDRSFYKPMTIVEYQKYAEQVPDSFRFLVKAPSVVTDAVVRGEKGEGLSSNPCFLDARIATEQFVTPCLTGLGAKAGVLVFQMSPLPSELLRDIPALVQRIEAFFAALPPLPALPGDPNSDAPTPGPCYALEIRDGALLTPRLMRALGQLGVRYCIGLHARMPHVERQAAALAMLDEAGAGPLVVRWNLNSGHRYEQAKAKYAPFDKIVDPDPTTRDVLAALATHYALAGHPVYVIVNNKAEGSSPLSCQALAERIAELSTADATIPHTESADVETPRA